ACCCTACTGACCAACTACCCCAGCGTGCGGCAAATGGTTCAGACCAAACCCGATCTGCCCGCTAAAAATATCCTCTCCTTGTTCAATGCCCTCGAAACCCTGGTGCAACATTGGGGATATGAGCCGATCGGAATGCCGTGGGAACAGGTCTCTTTTGATCCCCAGATTCATCAGCCGGATAGTTCGGGTCTGGCTCCGGGTGATCCCGTCTATATCCGGTTTGTGGGTTATCGGGATGGGGATCAGATCCTCTCACCAGCGAAGGTCAGCCGGACTCTACCGGGAGGTGGTGCGTGACGACGGTGGCGATCGACTTCGGCACCAGCAACACGGTCGTTTGTTTTGCAGATCCCGTTACCCGCAGCCCCTGCACCCTGAACTTTGATCGCCTGTCTCGCCGCTTTGCGGCGGGCCGGGGCGTTGCTGAACTAGTGCCCAGTTTGGTGTTTGTTCAGACTGATGGGCAACTGGTGTTTGGCGAAGTAGTGAGATCGCAGCGATTGGGGTTGGCCCAACCAGAACGGTTTTTTCAGTCTTTCAAGCGCGATCTGGCGGCAGATTATCGTCCCCCCGATCGCCAGATCGATGGCTATGCCTACACTCCAGAATTTGTCTCAGAGCATTTTCTCTATCATCTCTGGCAACGAGTCTGTGAGCGGGTGCAACCCAGCCAGGTGGTGTTCACGGTGCCAGTGGGAGCTTTTGAGCGCTATCGAGACTGGTTCCTGGACTTTGCCAGCCGTTATAAACTGCCTCCAGTGCGATTGCTGGATGAGTCCACGGCTGCAGCCCTGGGTTATGCCGTCCAGCGACCCGGTACGGTTGTGCTGGTGATCGATTTTGGCGGTGGCACCCTGGACCTGAGTTTGGTGCGGACGATCGGCGGGGAACAGGATCAGCCGATCCTGCGGGCGGAAGTGTTGGCCAAGTCTGATGCCTATGTGGGAGGGGTGGATATTGATGTCTGGATTGTGGAACATTACCTGAACCAGATTGGCTCTTCCCGATCGGAGGTGCGGGAAATGGGCTGGCTCAATCTTCTGGAAATTGCGGAACGCCTGAAGATCCAACTTTCCCAGGCCCAGGAAGCCAAGGAAAGCTGGTTTGATGATGAGGTGTTCATGGCCCATGATCTGACCTTAACGCGAGAGGAACTGGCCGAAATTCTGGAGACGCGGCAATTGCTGGAGCAGATGCGGCAGGCGTTGGATGAAGTGCTGACGATCGCCCTGAATAAAGGCATCAGTAAAACAGATATTGAACAGGTGCTGCTGGTGGGGGGAAGTTGTCAGATTCCGGCGGTGCAGCAGTTGGTGCTGTCCTATTTTGGACGGCAGCGGGTCAAGCTAGATAAGCCTTTTGAAGCGGTGGCCCATGGCGCTTTGGAAGTCAGTCGGTTGACGGAGATTGAAGACTATTTGCGTCATAGCTATGCCATCCGGCTCTGGGAACCCTACAGTAAAACCTATTCTTACTACACCTTGTTTGAGCGGGGGATCCGGTATCCCTGTGAACGACTGGACCCCCTGATTTTGCAAACCGCCCAGGATGGCCAGAAAGAAATTCGCCTGGATATTGGGGAGTTGGCGACCCTGGCCCAAGCGGAGGTGAACTATGACAGTCGAGGTCGGATGACCAGTGGCCAGCTCACGGTGCAGTCGGAGTTCCGCTCCCTGGAAAGTCATCATGAGCAGGTCTGTGTGGCTCACCTCGATCCGCCGGGGGATAAGGGCCTGGATCGAATCGAGGTGCGATTTGAGGTGAATGGCCAGCGGGTGTTACTGGCTACCGTCAGAGATCTGGTCACGGGGGAGATTCTGGTGAATGGTGAGGCGATCGCTAAACTACAGTAACCTGCTTTCCTATCCTTCTGGGTAGGTGCTTGGCCAGTATGAGCTGGCACCTGCTGGTCGGGATGAGCCTCCCTAGGTTATGCTCGGACCGCTTCGGCAAAGCGAATCTTCAGGTAATCCTCCTCCATTTTGGCCCCAGAGGGCTGCAGGGCTGCCAGGGCCTGGGGCAAAACCAGATTGCGCCGATGATTGCCGATCCGAATATTCAGTTCATCGCCTGATTTGCTCAGCTCCACCTGATTTTTGGGCACTCCCGGCAGGTAGACCTCCAGGCTGTACTGGTTCTGTTCCTGCACCACCCGCAGGGTCGTTTCTTTGTAGTAGACCTGGGCAGGGTCTTCCTCTTTGTAGAGGGTATCTTTCAAACGATCGAGAGCCGCCAGACCACACATCTCATCGGAGAACAGGGGCACTTCCTTAATGGGGAGGGGACTGAAGTTGTCCTGAATTTCCTGGCGATACTGTTGCTGATTCTCCTTCCAGCGCTGGAAGAATGGGTCCGTGACCTGATCGGGAATAATCCGGTTGGCGATCACCAGATCGGTACTGACGTTGTACAGGCTCAGATAGGCATGGGCTCGCAGGGATTCTTTGATCACCATTTTTTCGGGATTGGTGACCAATCGCACAGAGGTCTGAGTGTTGTCCGTCAACACCTTTTCCAGGGCTTCAATCTGCTGATAAAACTCGTAAGGTGCATCCATCACTTCGTTATCTGGGAGGGAGAAGCCAGCCAGAGGCTTGAAGAAAGGTTCGAAGAGCGGGCGCAGGGCAGCGGACATCTTCTGCAGCGGTTTATAAAAGCGGCGCATATACCAGCCTGCTACTTCCGGCAAACTCAAGAGCCGTAGGGCAGTGCCCGTCGGGGCTGAGTCAATGATCAGCACCTCAAAATCACCCGCATCGTAGTGGCGTTTCATCCGCACTAGGCTGAAAATCTCATCCATGCCGGGTAGAATGGCCAGTTCCTCGGCTTCTACCCCTTCCAGCCCCCGGGCCTGTAGCACCTGAGTAATGTAGCGCTTCACGGCACCCCAGTTATTCTCTAGTTCCATCAGGGCATCCAGTTCAGCTCCCCAGAGCTGGGGGCGCACCGATCGGGGTTCATGCCCCAATTCCATATCAAAACTATCCGCGAGAGAGTGAGCCGGGTCCGTACTTAAGACCAGCGTGCGATAGCCCAACTCGGCACAACGTAGCCCTGTTGCAGCCGCAACAGAGGTCTTGCCGACTCCTCCCTTCCCTGTCATGAGAATCACGCGCATGGAAACCCAGCCTTAACCTTAGAAATGTTTACATTCTTTTACTTAGTATAGGACTTTGATGCTAGAAGGGGGCTCCATCCTTGATGATTCACCCTTGTGCCGCATGGGTTATCTACCATGGGCTCAAGGGCAGGCCATCCCCGTAAACGTCTGGGCTGTTTGGTCTGTAGCAACAATCTTGAGTTTTCCTCAGTCCGAGGGTTCTGAACCGGATGCCTCTTGCTAGACTGGGAACCAGGAGGAGTAGGTGAGGTGGTTACGGGTTAGCCGGGCAGACACTGTCAGGCTGATTCGAGGAAAGTCCGGGCTCCCGAAAGACCAGGCTTGCTGGGTAACGCCCAGTGCGGGTGACCGTGAGGATAGTGCCACAGAAATATACCGCCAGTTTGTCATGGGTCATTTGTCATGGGTCATGGGTTCGGAACGGACCCCCACAAATGACAAATGACGGATGACTAATATGGTAAGGGTGCAAAGGTGCGGTAAGAGCGCACCAGCGACATCGAGAGGTGTCGGCTCGGTAAACCCCGGTTGGGAGCAAGGTCGGAGGAACCAGGGTTGGTCTTTTTCCAGTTCCGTGTTTGGGTACCGCTAGAGGCGATTGGTAACAGTCGTCCCAGATAGATAACCACCCTCCCGGTTTTCCGGGAGAACAGAACCCGGCTTACTTCCTGCTCTTCCCCTTTATTTTCCTACCCTGTGAATTTGGCTCAGATCCTCAGGTCTATATTTCTGTATCGAGAATTTATTCACACCATACCGGATAAAACTCCATCATTATTTAGATTCTGATAAATCTTCTGATCAACCCATGTGCTCTTTTCCTGACTGACCTAGGATGGTTGTGTGATTAGGATCATGTTCAGTTTGTGATCACTGAACTGCTCCAGCACCTGAGGGTAACCCTGTGGATTCACTTCTGTTGAGAAATCATGTTTCAACCTGATCGGCTACTCGTGATCAGTGAGCGGCAACGATGTGGCTTGATCCTCCGCAATGAGTATATTGCTACCTTTGCTGGTCCGGGTGCCGCTATTGGCAGTTCGTTGGAGGCAGGCTACCAACAAGTCATTGAGATTGGGACACCCCAACTTTTATCCGTGACCAGTCGATCAGAACGGCAGCAGGCTTTCAGTCGGAGGATCCAATGGATTCGGTGGCTCCAGCAAATGTGTAGTTATCCAGAAGCAACCGTAAGGGCTGAAAAATTGCTGGCTGGATTTGAGGCTTTTTTTGGGCAATCTACCCTTGCGACGCTCTCTGATGACATTCTGGCAGCCTTAATTGGGGTCTTACCTCAGACGATGGCGCTGGTCCGATCGCAGCAGTCCTCCCAGAACAACCTGCAAACCCTGATCTCCCTGCAAAATCGGCCCCAGGGGGATGTGGCCATGGCCCCCCGATCGGCATGGTCCCAGGGGATCGAGCCCGTGAGTCACTCCAATGGTGCTGCCTATCCTGGGCAGGCTCATTCCTTGCTCTTTTCAGCGTAGGGTTGAAAGCAGTAGAATTTGCGATCTGGGGGTTGGAGGACTTTGCTGGCAGAGGCTGTTTTTCCCGCTCCTGCAAAATTTTTGTTGTCATGTGCGAGTTCAGGATGCATGAGCAGGTTGAGTGATCTAACAAGGCAGGCCCAACTGCAATCCCTCTTGCAACGGTTGGAGGTCTCTGAGCATCATCCGGTCAATTGGTCCTTGCTGGATCGAGCCCTGACCCACCCCAGTTTGGCCACTAAAGACAATTATGAACAACTGGAGTTTGTCGGGGATGCGGTGGTGCGGCTGGCCGTTGCCGAATTTTTATACCAGCATTATCCCCAGAGTGCGGTCGGTGAATTTGCAGCGATTCGGTCTGTCCTGGTCAGCGATCGCATCCTGGCTCAAATTGCCGATCACTATGGTTTGGAAGCTTACCTGCTGATTGGGAACAGTGCTGCGAATGATCAGGCTGGCCGAGAATCTCGGTTGGCCGAAGCCATGGAAGCTCTGTTGGGGGCGCTCTATTTAAGTACCCATAGTTTAGAGTTGGTTCTCCCCTGGCTCAGTCGCGATCTGGACCAGTTAGCCCGCAAAGTCCTTCTGGACCCGGCCCGACAAAACTACAAAGCGGCCTTGCAGGAATGGACGCAGGGCCGATATAAGGTCCTGCCGGAATATCGCGTTCAGGAACTCGATCGAACTCCAGATAGCCCCCAGCGCTTTACTGCCGAAGTCTGGTTGGGGGAGCAATCCCTGGGCCAGGGGCAGGGCCGATCGATTAAAGCTGCAGAGCAGGCCGCTGCTCAGGCTGCTTTTCTTGCCTTGCAGGCCCAGAATTTAGCTTAAAATTGCTTCATGTCTAACCCAATTCATCTTGCGATCCTGGGGGCGGGACGCTGGGGCACCCACCTGGTGCGCAATTTTCTCTCCCACCCCCAGGCTAAGGTTGTTGCTGTTGTTGACCCTAATTTAGATTGCCTGGCCCGTCTGGCCGAACGTCTGGATTTAACTGGCATTACCACAGCCACCGATTGGACGATCATCCATCAATTACCTCAGGTCGATGCCGTTGCGATCGTCACCCCTGCCAGCACCCACTATGGCCTGATTCGGGCTGCGTTGGAGCAGGGGTATCATGTCTTGGCCGAAAAACCCCTGACTTTAACCGTTCAAGAAAGCCTGGAGTTGTGCCATCTAGCCCAGAAGCAGCAACGCCAGTTGGTGATTGATCATACCTATCTGTTTCATCCTGCTGTTCGGCAAGGCCAGTCAACAGTGGCATCGGGCGTTTTAGGTGATCTGCGGTACGGATATGCTGCCCGCACCCATCTGGGGCCTGTCCGACAGGATGTTGATGCCCTGTGGGATCTCGCCATCCACGACATTGCTATTTTTAACCATTGGTTGGGAGAATTTCCCTGCTCGGCTGAGGCGCGGGGGATGATCTGGTTGCAGCCCCAGCTTAAAGTTGTTGAGATATTCCCAGAAGGGCTCTCTGACCTGGTTTGGGCTAAATTAACCTATCCCAGTGGCTTTCAGGTCCTGATCCATCTCTGCTGGTCTAATCCTGATAAACAGCGACGATTAACGGTTGTGGGCAGTCAGGCGGCCCTGATCTTTGATGAACTGGCGGAGACACCCCTGGTGTTGCAACGGGGGGCATTTGAGTGCCTGGTCCGTAAGCCCAATACTCCGCCGACCTACTCTCCCATTCACCAGAACCGCGAGGTGATTGAGCTGCAACCTGCTGAACCCTTGAGAGAAGTTTGCACCCACTTTCTAAACTGTGTGGCAACCAATCAGCCATCCCAGATATCCTCGGGCTGGTTGGGAACTCGTC
This genomic stretch from Leptolyngbya sp. 'hensonii' harbors:
- a CDS encoding Hsp70 family protein yields the protein MTTVAIDFGTSNTVVCFADPVTRSPCTLNFDRLSRRFAAGRGVAELVPSLVFVQTDGQLVFGEVVRSQRLGLAQPERFFQSFKRDLAADYRPPDRQIDGYAYTPEFVSEHFLYHLWQRVCERVQPSQVVFTVPVGAFERYRDWFLDFASRYKLPPVRLLDESTAAALGYAVQRPGTVVLVIDFGGGTLDLSLVRTIGGEQDQPILRAEVLAKSDAYVGGVDIDVWIVEHYLNQIGSSRSEVREMGWLNLLEIAERLKIQLSQAQEAKESWFDDEVFMAHDLTLTREELAEILETRQLLEQMRQALDEVLTIALNKGISKTDIEQVLLVGGSCQIPAVQQLVLSYFGRQRVKLDKPFEAVAHGALEVSRLTEIEDYLRHSYAIRLWEPYSKTYSYYTLFERGIRYPCERLDPLILQTAQDGQKEIRLDIGELATLAQAEVNYDSRGRMTSGQLTVQSEFRSLESHHEQVCVAHLDPPGDKGLDRIEVRFEVNGQRVLLATVRDLVTGEILVNGEAIAKLQ
- a CDS encoding TRC40/GET3/ArsA family transport-energizing ATPase, with amino-acid sequence MRVILMTGKGGVGKTSVAAATGLRCAELGYRTLVLSTDPAHSLADSFDMELGHEPRSVRPQLWGAELDALMELENNWGAVKRYITQVLQARGLEGVEAEELAILPGMDEIFSLVRMKRHYDAGDFEVLIIDSAPTGTALRLLSLPEVAGWYMRRFYKPLQKMSAALRPLFEPFFKPLAGFSLPDNEVMDAPYEFYQQIEALEKVLTDNTQTSVRLVTNPEKMVIKESLRAHAYLSLYNVSTDLVIANRIIPDQVTDPFFQRWKENQQQYRQEIQDNFSPLPIKEVPLFSDEMCGLAALDRLKDTLYKEEDPAQVYYKETTLRVVQEQNQYSLEVYLPGVPKNQVELSKSGDELNIRIGNHRRNLVLPQALAALQPSGAKMEEDYLKIRFAEAVRA
- the rnc gene encoding ribonuclease III → MSRLSDLTRQAQLQSLLQRLEVSEHHPVNWSLLDRALTHPSLATKDNYEQLEFVGDAVVRLAVAEFLYQHYPQSAVGEFAAIRSVLVSDRILAQIADHYGLEAYLLIGNSAANDQAGRESRLAEAMEALLGALYLSTHSLELVLPWLSRDLDQLARKVLLDPARQNYKAALQEWTQGRYKVLPEYRVQELDRTPDSPQRFTAEVWLGEQSLGQGQGRSIKAAEQAAAQAAFLALQAQNLA
- a CDS encoding Gfo/Idh/MocA family oxidoreductase, with the translated sequence MSNPIHLAILGAGRWGTHLVRNFLSHPQAKVVAVVDPNLDCLARLAERLDLTGITTATDWTIIHQLPQVDAVAIVTPASTHYGLIRAALEQGYHVLAEKPLTLTVQESLELCHLAQKQQRQLVIDHTYLFHPAVRQGQSTVASGVLGDLRYGYAARTHLGPVRQDVDALWDLAIHDIAIFNHWLGEFPCSAEARGMIWLQPQLKVVEIFPEGLSDLVWAKLTYPSGFQVLIHLCWSNPDKQRRLTVVGSQAALIFDELAETPLVLQRGAFECLVRKPNTPPTYSPIHQNREVIELQPAEPLREVCTHFLNCVATNQPSQISSGWLGTRLVKILTALTTSLNQGGLPIALTYDEVTSA